A part of Agromyces protaetiae genomic DNA contains:
- a CDS encoding DMT family transporter — translation MTNPSNHPDVSRPPRQFPMWVALVAAVVCGALMSVQSRINGELGRRLDDGFSAAVISFGSGLVILAVALAFSKRGRAGFAGIRAALRGGALKWWMLVGGAAGAFLVLSQGLTAAILGVALFTVAIVAGQTTSSLVIDVIGLGPGGKHPLTAARVTGAVLALVAVAWSVSSQLAGGSSIWLVVMPLAAGLGIGWQQAVNGRVRVAADSALTSTFLNFLVGTAVLVIAWGVHLAAVGLPEPLPTEAWLYLGGAIGCVFIAGTAIIVRRTGVLLLSLATIAGQLSAALALDLLLPAAGRHADAATIGGTVLAFVAVAVASGRLAPLARLARRARGEQ, via the coding sequence GTGACGAATCCGTCGAATCATCCGGATGTCTCGCGCCCGCCTCGGCAGTTCCCCATGTGGGTCGCGCTCGTCGCAGCCGTCGTGTGCGGCGCGCTCATGTCGGTGCAGTCCCGCATCAACGGCGAGCTCGGCCGCCGCCTCGACGACGGGTTCTCGGCGGCCGTCATCTCGTTCGGGTCGGGCCTCGTGATCCTCGCGGTCGCGCTCGCGTTCTCGAAGCGCGGTCGGGCGGGGTTCGCGGGCATCCGGGCGGCGCTGCGAGGCGGGGCGCTCAAGTGGTGGATGCTCGTGGGCGGCGCCGCAGGCGCGTTCCTCGTGCTGAGCCAGGGCCTCACGGCCGCGATCCTCGGCGTCGCGCTCTTCACGGTCGCGATCGTCGCCGGGCAGACGACGTCGAGCCTCGTGATCGACGTCATCGGCCTCGGGCCCGGCGGGAAGCATCCGCTCACCGCCGCCCGCGTGACGGGTGCCGTCCTCGCCCTCGTCGCGGTCGCGTGGTCGGTGTCGTCGCAGCTCGCGGGCGGGTCCTCGATCTGGCTCGTCGTCATGCCGCTCGCGGCGGGCCTCGGCATCGGCTGGCAGCAGGCCGTCAACGGCCGTGTGCGCGTCGCGGCCGATAGCGCGCTGACCTCGACGTTCCTGAACTTCCTCGTCGGCACGGCCGTGCTCGTCATCGCGTGGGGCGTGCACCTCGCCGCGGTCGGGCTGCCCGAGCCGCTTCCGACCGAGGCGTGGCTCTACCTGGGCGGCGCGATCGGGTGCGTCTTCATCGCGGGCACGGCGATCATCGTCCGGCGCACTGGCGTGCTGCTCCTCAGCCTCGCGACGATCGCGGGCCAGCTCTCGGCGGCGCTCGCGCTCGACCTGCTGCTGCCCGCGGCGGGTCGGCACGCCGACGCAGCGACGATCGGCGGCACCGTGCTCGCGTTCGTCGCCGTCGCGGTCGCGAGCGGACGGCTCGCCCCGCTCGCTCGACTCGCGAGGCGAGCGCGCGGCGAGCAGTGA
- a CDS encoding nitroreductase family protein has translation MNEKAAGGAPVREAALARRSAPKVTDVSPDDAELRSLIAAAGRVADHASLEPWRLVALRGDARARLGDALVEAAGLEGPDAEKLRGKPLRAPLLVAVVARTQEGHPKVPVWEQDAMAAGVAHLLSLLLDEAGWGVMWRTGPHVRHDAVAAVHGLAPGEHLLGWLYVGGVPADASRDRHRPVDASRFLTTLD, from the coding sequence ATGAACGAGAAGGCGGCCGGCGGCGCGCCGGTCCGCGAGGCTGCGCTCGCGAGACGTTCGGCGCCCAAGGTGACGGATGTCTCGCCCGACGACGCCGAACTGCGCTCGCTCATCGCCGCCGCGGGGCGGGTCGCCGATCACGCGTCGCTCGAGCCGTGGCGGCTCGTCGCGCTCCGCGGCGACGCGCGGGCGCGCCTCGGGGACGCCCTCGTCGAGGCAGCCGGGCTCGAGGGCCCCGACGCCGAGAAGCTCCGCGGGAAGCCCCTCAGGGCACCCCTGCTCGTCGCCGTCGTCGCACGCACGCAGGAGGGACATCCGAAAGTCCCCGTGTGGGAGCAGGACGCGATGGCCGCGGGCGTCGCCCACCTCTTGAGCCTCCTCCTCGACGAAGCCGGCTGGGGCGTCATGTGGCGCACCGGGCCGCACGTGCGCCATGACGCCGTCGCCGCCGTGCACGGGCTCGCGCCCGGCGAGCACCTGCTCGGCTGGCTCTACGTCGGCGGCGTCCCCGCCGACGCGAGCCGCGACCGGCACCGGCCGGTCGACGCGTCGCGGTTCCTCACGACGCTCGACTGA
- the msrB gene encoding peptide-methionine (R)-S-oxide reductase MsrB — protein MGYRVQKSDDEWRAELGADQYAVLREAATERAWTGELLDEHRAGVYTCAACNAELFKSGTKFDSGCGWPSFYESVRPEAVELIEDDSLGMVRTEVRCAACGSHLGHVFPDGFGTPTGDRYCMNSIALGFTPEA, from the coding sequence ATGGGGTACCGCGTCCAGAAGTCCGACGACGAGTGGCGCGCCGAGCTCGGCGCCGACCAGTACGCCGTGCTCCGCGAAGCCGCGACCGAGCGCGCCTGGACGGGCGAGCTCCTCGACGAGCACCGCGCGGGCGTCTACACCTGTGCGGCGTGCAACGCCGAACTCTTCAAGAGCGGCACGAAGTTCGACTCGGGCTGCGGATGGCCGAGCTTCTACGAGTCGGTGCGCCCCGAGGCGGTCGAGCTCATCGAGGACGACTCGCTCGGCATGGTCCGCACCGAAGTGCGCTGCGCCGCGTGCGGCTCGCACCTCGGCCACGTCTTCCCCGACGGGTTCGGCACGCCGACGGGCGACCGCTACTGCATGAACTCGATCGCGCTCGGCTTCACGCCCGAGGCGTGA
- a CDS encoding DUF3263 domain-containing protein gives MGEPASERSPEPSPGSSLDERARRILEFEATADANPAAKAEAIRAAFDLSSARYHRILAELIDSPAALRHDPMLVKRLQRMRDARAEARARRRILSVGRLD, from the coding sequence ATGGGCGAACCGGCGTCGGAGCGCTCACCCGAACCGTCCCCCGGTTCCTCACTCGACGAGCGCGCACGGCGCATCCTCGAGTTCGAGGCGACCGCCGACGCCAATCCGGCGGCGAAGGCCGAGGCGATCAGGGCCGCGTTCGACCTCTCGAGCGCGCGCTACCACCGGATCCTCGCCGAACTCATCGACTCGCCGGCGGCCCTCCGCCACGACCCCATGCTCGTCAAGCGACTGCAGCGGATGCGCGACGCGAGGGCTGAAGCCCGAGCGCGCCGTCGTATCCTGTCTGTCGGTCGTCTCGACTGA